The following is a genomic window from Gemmatimonadales bacterium.
CCGGCGGGCGGGTCTTCCGGCTGGGAGATCTTGCCACCGTGCGGCCGGAGGAAGATGCGCGCGGTCGCTTTTACCGGATCAATGGGCTACCCGCCGTGTCGCTCGACGTGTCGCGGCTCGCGGCCGCCGACGCCATCCAGACCGCGGCGCGGGTGCGCGCGCTGGTCGCGGAGCTGCAGCCGGTGCTGCCGCCCGGCGTCAAGCTCCGCATCGAGGACGATGAAAGCATCGAGCTGGCCAAGCAGCTCACCGACCTGGTGCGCCGGGGGCTCCTCGCCGCGGTATCGGTGGCGCTCGTCCTCCTCCTCACGCTGCGGAACGTCCGCGCCACGGCGCTGGTGCTGGCCAGCGCCGCCGTCGCGATTGCCGGCACCGCCCTCGGCCTCTATCTCCTCGAGATTCCCGCCAACCTGCTGACGCTCGCCGGGCTCGGCATGGGCATCGGCGTCCTCGTCCAGAATGGGCTCGTGGTCATGGAGCGGCTCCGCACCGCTCCCGACACACCCGAGGGGCGCGCCGACGCCGGTCGCCGCATCATGCCGGCCGTCGTCGGCAGCACGCTCACCACCGGTGTGGTGCTGCTCCCCTTCCTCTACCTCCAAGGGAATGCCCGGGCGGCGTTCGTGCCGTTCGCGGCGGCGTTTGCCCTCGCGCTCGGCTCGTCAGTCGTGTCGTCGCTGGTGATGGTGCCGGCACTCGGCGCCGGGCACGGCGTGGCGCGCGGCGGCTGGCCGCGGCTCGACCGCGCCTACCGCTGGGTGCTCATCAAGCTGCTCCGCTGGCGCTGGGTGACGGTGACGCTCACCACCGCGGGGCTGGCCGTCCTCACCTGGGGGTTCATCAACAAGGTGCCGCGCTACAATTGGGGCGACTGGTTCGGCCAGCGGACCACGCTCAGCGCCTCGCTCGGCTTCCCGCGCGGCTCCGATCCGGTCAGCCTCGACCTCGGGATGAGGGAGTTCGAGCGCCTCGTCGTCGGTGTGCCCGGCGTCGAGCAGGTGGTGACGATGGCCATGGGCGACCGTGCCTACATGCAGGTGCTCTTCGAGAAGCAGGCCGGGCTCGGGGCCCTGCCGAGCCAGCTGCAGGAGGCGCTGACGCAGCGGGCGGTGCTGATCGGCGGGGCCAGCGTATCGGTACAGGGGAGCGGGCCCGGCTTCAATTCCGGGTTCGGTGGCGGGGGCAGCGTCTCCTACCGCGTCAAGCTCCTCGGCTATTCGTTCGACGGTGTCGAGCGGCTGGCGCTCGACCTCAAGGAACGGCTGGAGCGGATCCCGCGAGTGCGCGACGTGGACATCAACGCCGGCAGCTTCTGGGGGCAGGACAAGGCGTTCACCGTCACCCTCATTCCCGACCGTGCCGCGCTGGCGCGATACGGCCTGACGGCACGGGACCTCTCGGCGGCGGTGTCGCGCGAGGTGCGGGGGCCGGTGGGCGCCCAGCGCATCGACATCGGCGGGGAGGAGATCGAGGTGAACCTCAAGGCGGCAGGGGCCCGGGAACGGAGTCTCGAGGAGCTGCGGTCGGCGCTCGTCCCCACCGCCTCCGGCGCGCCGGTCCGGATCGGCGACCTGGCCGCCGTCGAGGAGCGCGAAGGGCTCGGGACGGTCACGCGCGAGGACCAGCAGTATGTGCGGATCGTCGGGTACGATTTCCGGGGTCCCAACAAGCTTGCCGAGCGGACGCACAACGCCTTCATGGCGTCGATTGCGGTGCCGCCGGGGTATTCGGTTGCGGACCAGCGCTTCGACTACAACCGCGACGAGAGCGGCAAGGGGCTCTGGCTGGTCTTCGCCATCGGCGTGGCGCTGGTGGTGCTCGCCGTGGCGCTGGTGTTCAACTCGGTCTGGGCCACCGCGATGGTGGCGCTCTCCCTGCCGATCGCGGTGGCCGGGGTCGGGGCGGCGTTCTGGGTGGCGGGGACGGCGTTCGGCCGGGAGGCGGCGGTCGGGGTGATCCTCGTGGTGGGCCTGGCGGTGAACCAGGCGATTCTGCTGGTGCATGGAGCGCTGGAGAGGCGGGGACGCGGGGATGCGGGGATGCGGGGAAGCTTGAGCGGGGCAGATGTGGTGCGGGTGGCCCGGGACCGTTCCGCCATGATTGTCCTGGTCACACTCACGACCGTGGCGAGCCTCCTGCCCCTGGCGATTGGGACTGATCCCGACAGCCTCTTCGGGTCGATTGCGCTCGCCACGGCAGGCGGAACGCTCTTCGGCACCATCGGCGCGATGTTTGTGTTGCCGGTGTTGTTGGCCGCGGTGCGGCCAAGGCGGGGCAGGACGGCAGCGGGGTAGTAGTCGTCTCCCCTCTCCCGGAGGGAGAGGGGCCGGGGGTGATGGGTTCTCATCCCATTGCCCCCCAATACTTTACCATCCCCCATTTCGGTTGATTTCCGACCCCAAAACAGGGTATATTTTGCTGTTCCCGGTGGCCCGGCCGGCCACCCGGTTGTCCGCACCAACCCCGAGTTCACATGACCGCCCCGAATTCCCGCGAGCGCATCCTTCCTCGCCTGATCGAAGAAGAGATGCAGCAGTCGTTCATCAACTACTCGATGAGCGTCATCGTCTCCCGCGCGCTCCCCGATGTGCGCGACGGCCTCAAGCCGGTCCATCGCCGCATTCTCTACGCGATGAACGAGCTGGGCCTGGTGCCCGGGCGGGCGTACAAGAAGTCCGCCACGGTGGTCGGCGACGTGCTCGGCAAGTACCACCCGCACGGCGACTCGTCGGTGTACGACGCCCTGGTGCGCATGGTGCAGGACTTCTCGCTCCGCTATCCGCTGGTGGACGGCCAGGGCAACTTCGGCTCGGTCGACGGCGACTCGGCGGCGGCCTACCGGTACACCGAGGCCCGTCTCACCCGCATCGCGATGACGATGCTGGAGGACATCGACAAGAACACCGTCGATTACCAGCCCAACTTCGACGACCGGCTCCAGGAGCCGACCGTCCTCCCCTCCAAGATCCCGAACCTCCTGGTCAACGGCTCGAGCGGCATCGCCGTCGGCATGGCCACCAACATTCCCCCGCACAACCTCCGCGAAATCGCGAAGGCGGTGGAGTTGCTCGTCGACAACCCGGAGGCGAGCATTGCCGACCTCCGGAAGGTCATCAAGGGCCCCGACTTCCCGACCGCCGGCTACATCTACGGGCGCGAAGGGATCAAGGAGGCCTACGAGACGGGCCGTGGCCGGGTCATCATGCGCGCCCGTGCGCAGATCGAGGAGAAGGAGTCGAGCAACAAGTCGCAAATCGTGGTCACCGAGATTCCCTACCAGGTCAACAAGGAAAACCTGGTCCGGTCCATCGCCGAGCTGGCCATGGCGAAGAAGATCGAGGGCATTACCGGTGTGCGCGACGAGTCCGACCGCGACGGCATGCGCATCGTGGTGGAACTCAAGCGCGACTGCATTCCCAACGTGGTGCTGAATCAGCTCTACAAGCGTACCACCATGCAGTCGACCTTCGGCGTCATCATGCTCGCCCTCGTGGGCGGAGTGCCCAAGGTGATGGACCTGAAGGAGATGCTGTCGCACTTCATTGCGCACCGGCACCAGATCATCGTCCGGCGCACCCAGTTCGACCTCGACGCGGCGCAGGCCCGCGAGCACATCCTCGACGGCCTCAAGATCGCCGTCGACAACATCGACGAGGTCATCAAGATCATCCGCGGCTCGGCCGACACCCCCGAGGCCGACGCCAAGCTGCGCAAGCGGTTCAAGTTCAGCGAAAAGCAGAGCGACGCGATCCTCAACATGCGGCTCGCCAAGCTCACCGGGCTCGAAATCGACAAGCTCGAGGCGGAGCTCGCCGAGGTGCGCGCCACCATCGCCGACCTCAAGGACATCCTCGGGTCGCAGTCGCGCCGCAACGGCATCCTCAAGACGGAGACGGCCGAGGTGGCCGCCAAGTACGGCGACGAACGTCGGACGGAGATCGTGGCCGACCAGGGCGACTTCTCGGTCGAGGACCTGATTGCCGAAGAGGACATGGTCATCACCATCTCCCACACCGGCTACATCAAGCGGATTCCCGTCACAACGTACAAGCGGCAGCGCCGCGGCGGCCGCGGCATGGCCGGCATGGGGACCAAGGATGACGATTGGGTGGAGCACCTCTTCATTGCCTCGACCCACGATTACCTGATGTTCTTCACCGACCGCGGCCAGGTGTACTGGCTCAAGGTCCACGAGATCCCGCAGGGGGGCCGCGCGGCGCGCGGCAAGCCGGTGGTCAACTGCATCGCCATCGGGAGCGACGAGACCGTGGCGTCGACGGTGGCGGTCCGGGAGTTCACCGACGACCGCTCGCT
Proteins encoded in this region:
- a CDS encoding efflux RND transporter permease subunit, with amino-acid sequence MIRWAVKRPAVIAATALALCLAGGVAFTRLPLATRTTVELPKISVTVSWPGAAAEVVETYLTSPIEAAVQAVRGVRKTSSESSEGQSRLTIELDPTTDVRMARLAILERMELLRPDMPPGARAPSVANWVPEELSESPLIRYTITGPYTAGALSRIARDDIAPRLSAVPGVAGINMRGDADLGVAVAYDPTFLRRQGVSPGLLFEAIANSRIVQSLGDEKLGASVRTVVLRDQPRAIEDLADLPIAGPGGRVFRLGDLATVRPEEDARGRFYRINGLPAVSLDVSRLAAADAIQTAARVRALVAELQPVLPPGVKLRIEDDESIELAKQLTDLVRRGLLAAVSVALVLLLTLRNVRATALVLASAAVAIAGTALGLYLLEIPANLLTLAGLGMGIGVLVQNGLVVMERLRTAPDTPEGRADAGRRIMPAVVGSTLTTGVVLLPFLYLQGNARAAFVPFAAAFALALGSSVVSSLVMVPALGAGHGVARGGWPRLDRAYRWVLIKLLRWRWVTVTLTTAGLAVLTWGFINKVPRYNWGDWFGQRTTLSASLGFPRGSDPVSLDLGMREFERLVVGVPGVEQVVTMAMGDRAYMQVLFEKQAGLGALPSQLQEALTQRAVLIGGASVSVQGSGPGFNSGFGGGGSVSYRVKLLGYSFDGVERLALDLKERLERIPRVRDVDINAGSFWGQDKAFTVTLIPDRAALARYGLTARDLSAAVSREVRGPVGAQRIDIGGEEIEVNLKAAGARERSLEELRSALVPTASGAPVRIGDLAAVEEREGLGTVTREDQQYVRIVGYDFRGPNKLAERTHNAFMASIAVPPGYSVADQRFDYNRDESGKGLWLVFAIGVALVVLAVALVFNSVWATAMVALSLPIAVAGVGAAFWVAGTAFGREAAVGVILVVGLAVNQAILLVHGALERRGRGDAGMRGSLSGADVVRVARDRSAMIVLVTLTTVASLLPLAIGTDPDSLFGSIALATAGGTLFGTIGAMFVLPVLLAAVRPRRGRTAAG
- the gyrA gene encoding DNA gyrase subunit A, encoding MTAPNSRERILPRLIEEEMQQSFINYSMSVIVSRALPDVRDGLKPVHRRILYAMNELGLVPGRAYKKSATVVGDVLGKYHPHGDSSVYDALVRMVQDFSLRYPLVDGQGNFGSVDGDSAAAYRYTEARLTRIAMTMLEDIDKNTVDYQPNFDDRLQEPTVLPSKIPNLLVNGSSGIAVGMATNIPPHNLREIAKAVELLVDNPEASIADLRKVIKGPDFPTAGYIYGREGIKEAYETGRGRVIMRARAQIEEKESSNKSQIVVTEIPYQVNKENLVRSIAELAMAKKIEGITGVRDESDRDGMRIVVELKRDCIPNVVLNQLYKRTTMQSTFGVIMLALVGGVPKVMDLKEMLSHFIAHRHQIIVRRTQFDLDAAQAREHILDGLKIAVDNIDEVIKIIRGSADTPEADAKLRKRFKFSEKQSDAILNMRLAKLTGLEIDKLEAELAEVRATIADLKDILGSQSRRNGILKTETAEVAAKYGDERRTEIVADQGDFSVEDLIAEEDMVITISHTGYIKRIPVTTYKRQRRGGRGMAGMGTKDDDWVEHLFIASTHDYLMFFTDRGQVYWLKVHEIPQGGRAARGKPVVNCIAIGSDETVASTVAVREFTDDRSLMFATRNGTVKKTVLSAYGNVRSNGINAINIDADDALIDVQLCDASNDIVLATRDGMSIRFHQGDVREMGRATSGVKGIELDKDDAVIGMVIVRREATLLVVSEKGYGKRSELSEYRVQKRGGKGIITLKKTEKTGRMVALKEVIPEDELMMITRHGVIIRVPVEGISVIGRNTQGVRVINLDAGDMLVDVARVVKEDDNGTEEPTGDEAAAPAGDDTDEG